The Gemmatimonadales bacterium genome segment CCGCCACCCTCGGCGCGATGTGGCGCACCACGGCGAGGTCGTGCGAGATGAAGAGGTAGGATAGCCCGCGGCGCGCCTGAAGGTCGGCGAGGAGGTTGAGAACCTGCGCCTGGACCGAAACGTCGAGCGCGCTCACCGGCTCGTCGCACACGATGAACTCGGGCTCCACAGCCAGCGCCCGGGCGATGCCCGCGCGCTGGCGCTGCCCGCCGGAGAACTCGTGCGGATAGCGGCCTACCGCGTCCGCCGGAAGACCGACTTCGTCGAGCAACTGGAGGACGCGCCGGTCGGCCTCCGCTCCCTCCGCCAGCCGGTGCACCTCGATGCCTTCGCGCACCGCGCGCCCGATCGTCATCCTGGGATTGAGCGACGAGTAGGGGTCCTGGAAGATGATCTGCATGCGCCGCCGCATCGCGCGCATCGGCGCGGGCTCGAGCGCGAGGACGTCCTGCCCGTCGAAGCGCACCGCGCCACTCGTCGGTTCGAGCAGCCGCAGGATCGCGCGCGCCAGCGTGGTCTTGCCGCAGCCGGATTCCCCCACCAGGCCGAGCGTCTCTCCCCGGGCCACGACAAGTGACACGCCATTCACCGCCTGGACGATCTCCTTGCGCGTGCCGAAAAGCCCGGCTCGGCGCCTGAAGTGCGTCACGAGGTCGGCGACGTCCAGGAGCGGCGGACTGCTCACTGATCACCACGGTGCGGCGGTGCGTCCGTGCGTCGGTGCGTCTTTCTTCCCGGCTCCGCGATCAGCCAGCACCTCGACCGGTGACCCGGTCCCGCGTCCAGCAAGGGCGGCATCTCCGTCCGGCACTTCTCCCACGCGTACGGGCACCGCGGATGGAACCGGCAGCCCGCGGGCCAGCTCGTCGCCGGCGGCACCTGGCCCGGGATGGCCGCGAGCCGCTCGCGCTTCTCGTCCAGCTTCGGCACCGCCGCCATCAGCCCCTCGGTGTACGGGTGCGCCGGCCGCGCGAACAGCTCCTCCGTCGGCGCCTCCTCCACTATCTGGCCGGCGTACATCACGTACACGCGCCGCGTCGTCTCGGCCACGATGCCGAGGTTGTGGGTGATCAGCAGCACCGCCATACCGAGGCGCGCCTGGAGCCCGGCGAGCAGCTCGAGGATCTCGGCCTGGATCGTGACGTCCAGCGCGGTCGTCGGCTCGTCGGCGATGAGCAGCTTGGGCCGGCAGACCAGCGCCATCGCGATAAGCACCCGCTGGCACATCCCGCCGGAGAGCTGGTGTGCGTAGTGGCGCGCGCGCTCCTCCGGGTCGGGAATGCCCACCAGCTTCAGCATCTCGACCGCGCGCGCCCACGCGTCCTTCCGCTTCACGTTCTCGTGCGTCCGCACCACTTCGGCGATCTGTTCGCCGATCGGGAGCACCGGGTTGAGCGCGCTCATCGGCTCCTGGAAGATCAGCGCGACGTGGTTGCCGCGGACGTGGCGCATCTCCTTCATCGGGAGCGCGAGGAGGTCGCGACCTTCGAGCCGCACGCTGCTCCCGTGAGCGACGTGGCCGTCGGGCTCGACCAGGCGCAGTACCGCGAGCGACGCCACGCTCTTGCCGCACCCCGATTCTCCGACCAGGCCGACCGTCTCGCCCGCGTCGATCACCACGTCGATGCCGTCCACCGCCCGCGCGACCCCGCCCTCGACGTGGAACGTCACCCGGAGGTCCCTGAGCTCGAGCAGGGGCGGAGCGTCGGAACGGCGGGGCGGCGGAGCGGCGCTCACCGCGCCAGCCTCGGGTCCAACGCGTCGCGCAGGCCGTCGCCCACCAGGTTGAACGCCACCACCGTCAGCACCAGCGCGACCCCCGGGGCGACCGCCACCCACGGGGCAGTGAAAAGGAGGTGTCGGCCGTCGAGGATCATGTTCCCCCAGGTCGGCGTCGGCAGCCGCACTCCGAGGCCCAGGTACGAGAGCCCGGCCTCGAGCAGGATGATGTTGCCGATGTCCAGCGTCGCGCTGACGATGATGGTAGCGGCCACGTGGGGCAAGAGGTGGCGCGCGATGCCGCGGCGCCCCGCGCCGAGAGCCGTCGCCGCGAGCACGAAGTCGGCGGTGCGGAGGCTGCGCACGTGGGCGCGCACCAGGCGGCTCGTCTCGAACCAACCCGTGGCCGC includes the following:
- a CDS encoding ABC transporter ATP-binding protein; translation: MSAAPPPRRSDAPPLLELRDLRVTFHVEGGVARAVDGIDVVIDAGETVGLVGESGCGKSVASLAVLRLVEPDGHVAHGSSVRLEGRDLLALPMKEMRHVRGNHVALIFQEPMSALNPVLPIGEQIAEVVRTHENVKRKDAWARAVEMLKLVGIPDPEERARHYAHQLSGGMCQRVLIAMALVCRPKLLIADEPTTALDVTIQAEILELLAGLQARLGMAVLLITHNLGIVAETTRRVYVMYAGQIVEEAPTEELFARPAHPYTEGLMAAVPKLDEKRERLAAIPGQVPPATSWPAGCRFHPRCPYAWEKCRTEMPPLLDAGPGHRSRCWLIAEPGRKTHRRTDAPPHRGDQ
- a CDS encoding ABC transporter ATP-binding protein, whose product is MSSPPLLDVADLVTHFRRRAGLFGTRKEIVQAVNGVSLVVARGETLGLVGESGCGKTTLARAILRLLEPTSGAVRFDGQDVLALEPAPMRAMRRRMQIIFQDPYSSLNPRMTIGRAVREGIEVHRLAEGAEADRRVLQLLDEVGLPADAVGRYPHEFSGGQRQRAGIARALAVEPEFIVCDEPVSALDVSVQAQVLNLLADLQARRGLSYLFISHDLAVVRHIAPRVAVMYLGRIVEEGPAEAIYARPKHPYTQALLSAVPVTDPKTRRARIVLAGEPPSSVNPPSGCPFHPRCQHPAKDEECRSVRPLSRVLGPGPAAACHKAG